GGCCTTGATCTGGTCGTACGAGTCGGCGGCAGGCCCGAGGGTACAGACGATTTTGCTCGGCGCATGCCTGTAGAGCGTAGGCATTACCGGCGCGTAACAACGGGGTTCCGGAGGGCTCCCCTGCGGCGGTTGCAGAAAGTTTTGATGAACAAACTGACACATCGTGACTTCACTTGGTGTGAGTTCGAGTTGCCGTGCCGAGCGGCCCTCCGCGACCTGCGCGGACGCCGCCGGGCAGGCGACGGGTTCCCCCGCCGGGTGAGCGGCGCGCGACGGGTTGACGCTCCGTCGCGCGGACGGCGCGCGCCCCGCGCCCGCGGGCCGTCATCCACGGGTCGTCAAGATCTCACTTGTCGGCAACGTCGGGGGCTGTCGCACCCGGCGGTTTGGCGGCAGACTTCTACGCGCGTTTCTCTACGCGCGTCAACACCGTTGACGGCACGGCACCGCCCGACCGCGCGCCACCGCCGACGGTCCCCTCTGCCCCGTTGGAGTCGTCCATGCCCCTGAACCGCCGTGACTTCGTGACCCGTTCGGCCGCCACCGCGGCCGGCGCCGCCCTCGTCGGCGGCGCCTCCGTCGCCGCGGCGTCCCCGGCCGCCGCGGCCCAGGACGCCGCCGACGCCCACTGCGCGCCCGGCGGGAAGGAGACCTTCACCGTGCTGGGCACCACCGACCTGCACGGCCGGGTGCTCAACTGGGACTACTTCACCGACGCCGAGTACGACGACAAGGCGCACAACGACGTCGGCCTCGCCAAGATCTCCACCCTGGTGAAGCAGATCCGCAGCGAGAAGGGCCGCCATCGGACGCTGCTCATCGACGCCGGCGACATCATCCAGGGCACCCAGCTCACCTACTACTACGCCCGGGTGGAGCCGATCACGGCGGCCAAGCGCCCGCCGCGCCACCCGATGGCCGAGGCCATGAACGCGATCGGCTACGACGCCGCGGCCCTCGGCAACCACGAGTTCAACTACGGCATCCCGACCGTGCGCGCCTTCGAGGAGCAGCTGGACTTCCCGCTGCTGGGCGCCAACGCGCTGCACGCGAAGACCGAGAAGCCGGCCTTCCCCCGTACGTCATCAAGGAGTTGCGCCTCGGGCACGGCCGCCCGCTGCGGGTCGGCATCCTGGGGCTGACCAACCCGGGGATCGCGATCTGGGACAAGGCCAACGTGGCGGGGCAGATGGTCTTCCCCGGCATCGTGGAGATGGCGAAGAAGTACGTGCCGCGGATGCGCGCGGCCGGCGCCGACGTGGTGATCGTCTCGGCGCACTCGGGCATCGACGAGGCGACCACCTACGGCGACCAGCTGCCCTGGCCCGAGGACGCGTCGGGCGAGATGGCCGAGACGGTGCCGGGCATCGACGCGGTGCTGGTCGGCCACACCCACAAGGAGGTGGCGCAGCGGCTGATCGTCAACAAGGAGACCGGGCGGACGGTGGTGCTGTCGGAGCCGCTGTGCTGGGCGCAGCGGCTGTCGGCGTTCGACTTCGAGGTGGAGTTCGCGCACGGCGCGTGGAAGGTGACGGCGGTGTCGTCGCGGGTGCTGAACACCAACACAGTGCCGGAGGACCCGGCGATCGTGAAGCTGATCGGTGCGCAGCACAAGAAGGTGGTGGCGTACGTCAACCAGGTGATCGGGACGTGCAAGAGCGCGCTGTCGATCGCGGAGGCGCCGTACAAGGACGTGCCGATCATCGATCTGATCGGGCGGGTGCAGGCGGACACGGTGCGGGCGGGGCTGGCGTCGACGCAGTACGCGAGCCTGCCGGTGCTGGCGCAGGCGGCGCCGTTCAACCGGACGGCGGTGATTCCTGCGGGTGACGTGCGGCTGCGGGACGCGGCGGGGCTGTACATCTACGAGAACACGCTGGAGGCGCGCATTCTGACGGGTGCGCAGATCAAGGACTACCTGGAGTTCTCAGCGAAGTACTTCGCGCAGCTGGCGCCGGGTGATCCGGTGAACCTGGACACGCTGACCAACCAGCAGGCGACGCCGGACTACAACTTCGACTCGGTGTTCGGGGTGTCGTACGACATCGACATCGCGCAGCCGGTGGGCTCGCGGATCGTGAACCTGTCGTACCAGGGTGCGGCGGTGGATCCGGCGGCGCAGTTCGTGCTGGCGGTGAACAACTACCGGGCGAACGGGGGCGGCAACTTCCCGCACGTGGCGGCGGCCGCGTCGGTGTGGTCGAGCTCGGACGAGATCCGCAACACGATGATCGCCTGGGTGAAGGCGAAGGGGTCATCGACCCCGCGGACTTCGGTGCGGTGACGTGGCGCCTCGTCCGGGCGGGTGTGCCGTTGTTCTAGGCGGTACCCGGGGGCGGCGGGCGCGGTATCCACCGATCGGTGGATACCGCGCCCGCCGTCCGGTGTCCGGGGGTGGCGGGTCGTTCGATGCCGGGCGGGGGCACGGGGCGGGAGGCTCGTGGTGGCGGGTGAGGGACCGGCACGGGGCCGGTTGCGGGGCCCGCCGGGGAGGGCGGTCGTGGTGGCGGTCATCGAGGTGTCGGGTCTGCGCAAGTCGTACGGCGCGGTGGAGGTGCTGCGCGGGGTGTCGTTCGCGGTGGAGCGGGGCGAGGTGTTCGGGCTGCTCGGGCCGAACGGGGCGGGGAAGTCCACGGCGGTGGAGTGCGTGGAGGGGCTGCGGCGGCGCGACGGCGGTCGGGTGCGGGTGCTGGGGCTCGATCCGGAGCGGGACGGGGCGGCGGTGCGGCGGGTGGTGGGTGTGCAGTTGCAGCAGGCCCGGTTGCAGGAGCGGATCCGGGTGCGGGAGGCGTTGGAGCTGTACGCGTCGTTCTACGACGATCCGTGCGATCCGGGCGAGCTGCTGGAGGAGTGGGGGCTGGCGGGGCAGGCCGGGGTGCGGTTCGGCCGGCTGTCGGGGGTCAGCAGCAGCGGCTGTTCGTGGCGTTGGCGCTGGTGGGGCGGCCGCGGGTGGTGTTCCTGGACGAGCTGACGACGGGCCTGGACCCGCAGGCGCGGCGGGCGGCGTGGGACGCGGTGCGCCGGGTCAGGGACGCGGGGGTGACGGTGGTGCTGGTGTCGCACGCCATGGAGGAGGTGGCGGCGCTGTGCGATCGGGCGGCGGTGCTGCACGGCGGCCGGATCGTGGCGTGCGGGTCGCCGCAGGAGCTGGTGGCGGGGGTGGGGGCGACGGTGTCGTTCCGGCCGTCGGGGCCGCTGGACGAGGCGGTGCTCGCGGCGCTGCCGGGAGTGCGGCGGGTGTCGCGGGAGGGCGGGACGGTCACGGTGTCGGGGGTGGGTGCGGTGGTGGACGAGGTGACGGGTCATCTGGCCCGGCTGGGGATGGTGGTGACCGGGTTGCGGATCGAGCAGGCCGGCCTGGAGGACGCCTACCTGGCGCTGGTCGGGGGTGCGCGGTGAGTGCGGCGGGCGGGGCGCCGGTGGCGGCGCGGAGGTTCCCCTGGCGGGCGCTGCGGGCGCTGGTGGGGTCGGAGGCGCGGTTGTTCCTGCGGGAGCCGGCGGCGTGGTTCTTCACGGTGGTGTTCCCGTCGCTGCTGGTGGCGATCCTGGGGAGTGTGCCGGGGTTCCGTACGCCGGTGCCGGAGTTGGGCGGCCTGAGCACGGTGGCGGCGTATGCGCCGATCACGGTGGTGTTCGGTCTGACGATGCTGGCGATGAACGGGGTGGCGCCGGTGTTCACCGGGTACCGGGAGCGCGGGGTGCTGCGGCGGTTGTCGGCGAGTCCGGTGCCGGCGGGGCTGGTGCTGGGGGCGTTGACGCTGGTGTACCTGGTGGTGGCGGTGGTGTCGCTGGTGCTGGTGGTGGTGGTCGGCCGGGCGGGGTTCGGGGTGGCGTTGCCGCGGCAGCCGCTGGCCCTGGTGGTGGTGTTCCTGCTGGGTGCGGCGTCGTTGTTCGCGTGCGGGCTGCTGGTGGCGGCGCTGGCGCCGACGGCGAAGGTGGGCAATGCGGTGGGGACGGCGCTGTTCTTCCCGTTGATGTTCTTCTCGGGGCTGTGGGTGCCGCGGGCGCTGATGCCGGGGGTGCTGCGCCGGATCGGGGACTTCCTGCCGAGCGGGGCGGCGACGCAGGCGGTGCAGGATGCCTGGCAGGGGCGCTGGCCGCAGTCGGGTGACGTGGCGACAATGGTGCTGTTCGCGGTCGTGGTGGGCGTGGTGGCGGCGAAGTCGTTCCGGTGGGAGTAGGGGTCGTGGCAGAGGTGGGGGCGCCGGGCCGGGCGGGTCCGGTGCCGAGCGGTTGGAGCGCCGGGAGCGCCGGTTGTCGCGGGCGATCGGGGTGCTGCCGTACGGGGCGCTGGCGGTGTCGACGGCGCTGGCGGTCGGGGTGCGGGTGCCGGGGCGGCGCCGCTGCGGGTGTCGCTGTTCTGGTCGGGGGCCGCCCTGGGGTGGCTGCTGGTGCGGGAGGCGCTGAACCGGGTGGCGTTCGGGCCGCGGGCGGCGGGCCCGGTGGCGGTGGCGCACTTCGCGGGGCTGCTGGTGCTGATCGCCGTTCTGAACCTGGGCAATCCGGTGTACGGCTTCCTCGGGCTGGGCGGCTATCTGCACACGCTGCTGTACCTGCCGCGGCGGGCGCAGGCGGTGGGGGTGGCGCTGACGGCCTGCCCGGTGGCGCTGTCGCAGGTGGGCGGGCGGATTCCGGACGGCCGGGACGCCTGGTTCGGCTATCTGGCGGTGCTGTTCTTCAACCTGCTGGTGGCGGGGATGCTGGTGGCGTTCGGCCGGGTGGTGGAGGCGCAGGCGCGGCACCACCGGCAGGCGGCGCGGGAGCTCGCGCAGGCCAATGCCCGGCTGGCGGGGACGCTGGCGGAGAACGCGGGGCTGCACGCGCAGCTGGTGCAGCAGGCCCGGGAGGCGGGTGCGACGGACGAGCGGCAGCGGATGGCGCGGGAGATCCACGACACGGTGGCGCAGGGGCTGGCGGGCATCGTCACGCAGTTGCAGGCGGCGCAGCACACGGCGCAGCCGGCGGCGCGGGGCCGGCATCTGGAGAACGCGGCGGCGCTGGCCCGGGAGAGTCTGGTGGAGGCCCGGCGGGCGGTGGCGGCGCTCGGGCCGCGGCAGTTGCTGGATGCGGAGCTGCCGGCCGCGCTGGAGGAGCTGGTGGCGGGCTGGGGCCGGTTGCACGGGGTGGCGGCGGAGCTGGCGGTGACGGGCGGGCCGTGTCCGCTGCATCCGGAGGTGGAGGTGGCGCTGCTGCGGGCGGCGCAGGAGTCGTTGGCGAACGTGGCGAAGCACGCGGCGGCGTCGCGGGTGCGGCTGACGCTGTCGTACATGGCGGGGCTGGTGACGTTGGACGTGCGGGACGACGGGCGGGGGTTCGATCCGGCCGGGGTGGCGGGGTCGGCGGACGGGCGGGGCGGGTACGGGCTGGCGGTGATGCGTGAGCGGGTGCAGGCGTTGGCGGGGCGGTTGGAGATCGAGTCGGAGCCGGGTGGCGGGACGGCCGTGAGTGCGGCGCTGCCGGCGCTGGCGCGGGAGGAGCGGCATGGCTGAGGACGGGTCGGGCGTGGTGCGGCTGCTGATCGTGGACGACCATCCGGTGGTCCGGGACGGGCTGCGTGGGATGTTCGCGGCGGAGCCGGGGTTCGCGGTGGTCGGGGAGGCCGGTGACGGTGCGCAGGCGCTGGTGCTGGAGGCGGCGCTCGCCCCGGACGTGGTGCTGATGGATCTGCGGATGCCGCGGATGGACGGGGTGGCGGCGATCCGGGCGCTGGCGGAGCGCGGGTCCGCCGCGCGGGTGCTGGTGTTGACGACGTACGACACGGACAGTGACGTGCTGCCGGCGATCCGGGCGGGGGCGACGGGCTTCCTGTTGAAGGACAGTGCGCGCGAGGAGCTCTTCCGGGCGGTGCGGGCGGCGGCGGAGGGCCGGTCGGTGCTGTCGCCGTCGGTGGCGACGCGGTTGATGAGCCAGGTCCGGACGCCGCAGGAGGAGCCGGTGAGTCCGCGGGAGCTGGAGGTGCTGGCGCTGGTCGCGGAGGGCTGCACCAACCGGGAGGCGGCGGTGCGGCTGTTCATCAGCGAGGCGACCGTGAAGACGCACCTGCTGCACCTGTACGCCAAGCTGGAGGTGAAGGACCGGGCGGCCGCGGTGGCGGTCGGGTACCGGCGGGGGCTGCTCGGTCCGGTCGGCTGAGCCGTCGGGGCGGTTCGGCCGTCGGGGTGTTAGGCCGTCGGGGTGGTCAGCCGTGGTGGCTGCGCGGGCGGCGGCGGACGGCGGCGGGGGCGGAGAGGTCCTGCTGGCCGCCGGTGGCGAGCATCCGGACTTCGTCGCGGTCGCTGATCTCGGCGCGCACGATGCCGCTGTCGTCGGTGTAGACGGGGTGGCCGCCGGGGCCGAGGGTGCCGGTGGCGTGGACGGCGACGACGTCCTCGTCGGACTCCCCGGGGTGGGTGAAGACCAGTTCGTACTCGGGCACCGGGCACCTCCTGGTCCGGGACGGGCGTGGGCGGGCGTGCCCACCGTCCCAGTCTGGCCCCTGGCGGCCCGGCGCGCGCTCCGGGAACCGGCGGGCCGCCCGGCGCGTCCCATCGCCGCCAAATCGGTTTTCCGACAAGGGGGATGTCCGTGCGCGGGATTCGGGCGGCGGTGGCGGCGGGGCTGGCGGTGGCGGTCGTGGCGGGGTGCGGCGGCCCGATGGGGCCGGCCGGGTACGACCGGGCGGAGACTCCGCACGCCCGCGCGGTGCGGCTCGCGGCGGCGTGGCCGGGGTCGGCCTCGGAGCAGCGGTGGCGGACGGGCTACTGGCCGCTGGACGTGCCGGCCGAGTGGCTGCCGGCGGACGCCTTCCACAACGGGGAGGACAAGGCCGCCTACCTGTCGGGCCGGCTGGTGCTGCGCGGCGCTCTGCCGCAGACGCTGTCGGGGAAGGCCGAGGTGGTGTGGGCGGACGGCTCCCGGCTGTCGCTGCCGCTGCTCTCGGCCGACCGGGTGTTCCGGGGGCTGACGCAGGGCGGGGCGGTGTGCAGCGGGCACTGCGACGCCGTACTGACGGTGACGGGTGCGCGGCCGGCCACCCGCACGGTGCGCACCAGCCGCGGGGCCGCGGTGATCCCGGTGTGGGAGTTCGGCGTCGCCGGGTACGCGGCGCCGTTCACCTATCCGGCGGTGGCGGCGGAGCGGCTGCCGGACGGAGGCCCGTCCGGCCCGGGGCCGGGGTCGGAGTCCGCGCAGTGGTCCGGCACGTCGGCGGACGGCCGGACGCTGACGGCGATGGTCGAGCACGGCGGGTGCAGCGAGGTGCTGCCGGGCGAGGTGTACGAGACGGACGCGGCGGTGGTGCTGATCGCGCACACCCGGTCCACGGCGCGGCGGGGCGAGGCCTGCCCCGCGGTGGTGACGGCCGGCCCGCAGGACTTCCGCCTGACCCGCCCGCTGGGCTCCCGGGCGGTGCTGGACTTCGTCTCGGGGCTGCCGCAGGCCCAGCAGAGCGGGCAGCCGGTGCAGGGGGCTGAGCGGGGGCTGTCGCGGGGCGGGGCGGGTGCGGCAGGATCGTGGCCCTGGATCCGGACCTGGAGGCTGACGTGTGGGAGACCGAGCGGCTGACGATCCGCCCGTGGCGGGCGGAGGACCGCGACCGGGCGTTCGACCTGTACGCGCGGTGGGAGGTCGCCCGCTGGCTGGGTGCGGCGCCGCGGGTGCTGGAGTCGCCGCAGGAGGCCGCGGCGATGATCGAGCGGTTTCGGGGCCGGTCGGCGGACCCGCGGTACGGCGTGTGGGCGGTGGAGCGGCGGGACACCGGGGTGGTCGCCGGGTCGGTGCTGCTCGTCCCGATGCCGGACGGCGACGGCGAGGTGGAGGTCGGCTGGCACTTCCACCCGGACTCCTGGGGCCACGGCTTCGCCACCGAGGCCGCGCGGGCCGTGGTGGCGAAGGGGTTCGCGGACGGTCTGGCGGAGATCCTGGCGGTCGTCCGGCCCGGCAACGAGCCGTCGATGGCGGTCTGCCGCCGGCTGGGGATGGCCCCGCTGGGCCGCACGGACCGCTGGTACGGGACGGAGCTGGAGGCCTTCCGGCTCGGCCGGCCGCAGGAGTGACCGGACGGCCGAACGCGTGACCGGAGGGGTGCGGGCGGGCCGGCCGCCCGCACCCGCCGGGCTCAGAACGGGAAGCGGCTGCGCCCGTGCTGGATGGAGATCCACTTGACGGTGGTGAAGGCGTCCACGGTGGCGTCGCCGTTGAGGCGGCCGACGCCGGAGTTCTTCTCGCCGCCGAAGGGCACGATCGGTTCGTCCGCGATGGTGCCGTCGTTGATGTGGATCATGCCGGTCTCGATCCGCTGGGCGATCCGCACGCCGCGCTCGATGTCGCCGGTGTGCACGGCGCCGCTGAGTCCGAACGGGCTGTCGTTGGCGATCTCCACCGCCTCGTCCTCGCCGTCGAACGGCACCACGACGACGACGGGGCCGAAGATCTCCCGGCGCAGGATGGGCGCGTCGTGCGGGACGCCGGTGAGCACGACCGGGTCCATCAGGGTGCCCACGGTCGCGCCGCGCAGCAGGACCTCGGCGCCCTCGGCGACGGCCTGGTCGACCTGGGCGGTGATGCCGTCGGCCTGGGCGCTGTTGATCAGCGGGCCGATGTCGGTGGCCGGGTCCTGCGGGTCGCCGACGGTCAGGGTGCGGATCTTGGCGACGAAGCGGGCGTTGAAGTCGTCGACGACCGAGCGGTCGACCAGGACGCGGTTGGCGGCCATGCAGACCTGGCCCTGGTGGGCGAAGCGGCTGAAGACCGCGGCGTCGACGGCGTAGTCGAGGTCGGCGTCGTCGAGGACGATGAGCGCGCTGTTGCCGCCGAGTTCGAGGATCGTCCGCTTGAAGTGGCTCGCGGCGACGGTGGCGACGTGCCGGCCGACCTGGTCGGAGCCGGTGAAGGCGATGACCTTGGGGACGGGGTGCTCGATGAAGGCGTCGCCGATCTCGGCGATGTCGGTGAGCACCACGTTGAGCAGGCCGCCGGGCAGCCCGGCCTCCTCGAAGATCTTCGCGATCAGGGTGCCGCCGGTGACCGGCGCGTCCTGGTGGGGCTTGAGGACGACGCCGTTGCCGAGGGCGAGCGCGGGCGCGACGGCCTTCAGCGACAGGAACAGCGGGAAGTTGAACGGGCTGATCACGCCGACCACGCCGACCGGCAGCCGGTAGACCCGGTTCTCCTTGCCGTCGACGGGGGACGGCAGGATGCGGCCCTCGGCGCGCAGCGAGAGCTGCATGCACTCGCGCAGCATGTCCTTGGCGAGGAGAGTTCGAAGCCCGCCTTCAGCCGGGTGCCGCCGAGTTCGGCGATGATGGTGGCGGTGATCTCCTGCTCGCGGTCCTCGATGACCCGCAGGGCCCGCTCGAAGACCAGCCTGCGGGTGTAGGGGTTGATCCTCGCCCACTGGCGCTGGGCGCGCTCGGCGGCGCGGTAGGCCTCGTCGACCTCTCCGACGGTGGCGACGGTGATCGCGGCGAGCTTCTCGCCGCTGTACGGGTTGATGTCGACGATGTCCCACGATCCGCTGCCGGGGCGCCACTGGCCGTCGATGTACTGCTGCGACAGTTCGGTGAAGTGGGACATCCGCTGCCTTCCCATGAGTTCCGTCCGTACTGACGGATCTGACGAGAAGTCATCCTACTGACCGACGATCAGTTGTCCCGAAGAACTGTCCGGAGAAGGTCGAGTGAACGCTCGGGCGACAGGGCCGCCGCCCGCAGCCGCTCCAGCGCCGCGGCGTACTCCGAGACCTCCACCGGGCGGTCCAGGTAGAGCGCGGTGGTGAACTGCTCCAGGTAGACCACGTCCGGGAGTTCCGCCCCGGGGAAGCCCAGCACGGTGAAGGCGCCCGCGTCCGCCCCGGGCCGCTCGCTGCCCAGCGGCACCACCCGGACGACCACGCCCGGCAGCGCGGCCTGCGCGATCAGGTGCTCCAGCTGCCCGCGCATCACCTCCGGCCCCCGCAGGACCGGCGCAGCACCGCCTCGTCGAGCACCGCCTCCAGCCGCGGCGCCCGGCTGGCCGACAGCAGCTGCCGGCGGCGCATCCGGACGGCGACCCGGCGGTCCACCTCCTCGGGCGAGGCGGTGTGCCGTCCCAGCAGCACCACGGCCCGGGCGTAGGCCTCGGTCTGCAGCAGCCCCGGGACGTACTGGACCTCGTAGCAGGCGATGACGGAGGCGGCCTGCTCCAGGCCCAGGTAGGTCTGGAACCAGGGCGGGACGACGTCCTCCTGGCCGTGCCACCAGGCGGTCGCGTTGGCCTCGCCGACCAGGGCGAGCAGGGCGGCCCGCTCCTCCCCTCCGGCAGGCCGTAGAGGGTCAGCAGGTCGGCGACGTCGCGCTCCTTGAAGCCGACCCGGCCGAGCTCCATCCGGCTGATCTTGGACTCGGAGGCCCTGATCGAGTACCCCGCGTCCTCCCGGGAGACCCCGGATGCCTCCCGGAGCCGGCGCAGCCGGGATCCGAGCAGCAGCCGGTGCGCGGTGGCCCCGCCGCCCGTGTGGAGCATGCTCATCGCGCCGACCTCCGTGGACCGTGCGGCAGTTGTCCGTCCGCGGCAGTCTGCCAGGTGCACGCAGTGCCCGGAAGTGGCCTTCGGTCGGACTCCCGGCCGATTCCCAGGAAGCCCCCGGGGTGCCCGGCCGGGCCCGGACAGCAGTCGGCGCCTGCCCCCCACTTGGTCGGGGAGGGGGCAGGCGCCGAAACCGCAGGGCCCGGCGGCTCTGACGGGTCGCGGTGTGGAGCAGCCGGGGAGTGCCCGGCGGTTCAGGTGAGGGTGAACGGTGCCGTCAGACCACCAGCGGGCGGTCGGTCGGGCGGATGGGCGCGGGCAGCGGGGTCTTGCCGCCCAGGTACTTGTCGACCGCCGCGGCGGCCGAGCGGCCCTCCGCGATGGCCCACACGATCAGGGACTGGCCGCGGCCGGCGTCGCCGCAGACGTACACGCCGTCCACGTTGGTGCCGAACTTGCCGTCGCGGGCGACGTTGCCGCGGTTGTCCAGCTCGACGCCGAGCTGCTCGACCAGGCCGTTCTTCACGTCGGTGCCGGTGAAGCCCATGGCGAGGGTGACCAGCTGGGCGGGGATCGCCCGCTCGGTGCCGGGCACCGGAGCGAACGTGCCGTCCTTGAACTCGACCTCGACGAGGTGGAGTTCCGCGACGTTGCCGTCCTCGTCGCCGGTGAAGCGGGTGGTGTTGACGGAGTAGACCCGCTCACCGCCCTCCTCGTGCGCGGAGGTGACCTTGTAGGTCATCGGCATGGTCGGCCATGGCTGGTGGCCGGGGCGGGCGTCGCTCGGCCGCGGCATGATCTCCAGCTGGGTGACCGAGGCCGCGCCCTGGCGGTGGGCGGTGCCGACGCAGTCCGCGCCGGTGTCGCCGCCGCCGATGACGACCACGTGCTTGCCCTTGGCGCTGACCGGGGAGTCGACGAAGTCGCCCTCCTGCACCTTGTTGGCCAGCGGCAGGTACTCCATGGCCTGGTACACGCCCTTGAACTCCCGTCCGGGGACGGGCAGGTCACGGGCGGTGGTGGCGCCGGCGGCGATCACGACCGCGTCGAAGCGCTCGCGCAGCTGCTGGCCGCTGATGTCGACGCCCGCCTCGACACCGGTACGGAACCGGGTGCCCTCCGCGCGCATCTGCTCGATGCGGCGGTTGATGTGGCGCTTCTCCATCTTGAACTCGGGGATGCCGTAGCGCAGCAGGCCGCCGACGCGGTCGGCGCGCTCGTACACGACCACGGTGTGGCCGGCCCGGGTGAGCTGCTGGGCGGCGGCCAGGCCGGCCGGGCCGGAGCCGATGACGGCCACGGTCTTGCCGGACAGGCGCTCCGGGATCTGGGCGGCGACGCCGCCCCGGTCCCAGGCCTTGTCGATGATGGTGACCTCGACGTTCTTGATGGTCACCGCGTCCTGGTTGATGCCCAGGACACACGCCGACTCGCAGGGCGCCGGGCAGAGACGGCCGGTGAACTCCGGGAAGTTGTTGGTCGCGTGCAGGCGCTCGATGGCGCCCGTCCAGTCGTCCCGGAAC
The Kitasatospora paranensis genome window above contains:
- a CDS encoding ABC transporter permease, with the translated sequence MSAAGGAPVAARRFPWRALRALVGSEARLFLREPAAWFFTVVFPSLLVAILGSVPGFRTPVPELGGLSTVAAYAPITVVFGLTMLAMNGVAPVFTGYRERGVLRRLSASPVPAGLVLGALTLVYLVVAVVSLVLVVVVGRAGFGVALPRQPLALVVVFLLGAASLFACGLLVAALAPTAKVGNAVGTALFFPLMFFSGLWVPRALMPGVLRRIGDFLPSGAATQAVQDAWQGRWPQSGDVATMVLFAVVVGVVAAKSFRWE
- a CDS encoding sensor histidine kinase yields the protein MREALNRVAFGPRAAGPVAVAHFAGLLVLIAVLNLGNPVYGFLGLGGYLHTLLYLPRRAQAVGVALTACPVALSQVGGRIPDGRDAWFGYLAVLFFNLLVAGMLVAFGRVVEAQARHHRQAARELAQANARLAGTLAENAGLHAQLVQQAREAGATDERQRMAREIHDTVAQGLAGIVTQLQAAQHTAQPAARGRHLENAAALARESLVEARRAVAALGPRQLLDAELPAALEELVAGWGRLHGVAAELAVTGGPCPLHPEVEVALLRAAQESLANVAKHAAASRVRLTLSYMAGLVTLDVRDDGRGFDPAGVAGSADGRGGYGLAVMRERVQALAGRLEIESEPGGGTAVSAALPALAREERHG
- a CDS encoding response regulator, producing MAEDGSGVVRLLIVDDHPVVRDGLRGMFAAEPGFAVVGEAGDGAQALVLEAALAPDVVLMDLRMPRMDGVAAIRALAERGSAARVLVLTTYDTDSDVLPAIRAGATGFLLKDSAREELFRAVRAAAEGRSVLSPSVATRLMSQVRTPQEEPVSPRELEVLALVAEGCTNREAAVRLFISEATVKTHLLHLYAKLEVKDRAAAVAVGYRRGLLGPVG
- a CDS encoding DUF6296 family protein; protein product: MPEYELVFTHPGESDEDVVAVHATGTLGPGGHPVYTDDSGIVRAEISDRDEVRMLATGGQQDLSAPAAVRRRPRSHHG
- a CDS encoding GNAT family N-acetyltransferase, giving the protein MWETERLTIRPWRAEDRDRAFDLYARWEVARWLGAAPRVLESPQEAAAMIERFRGRSADPRYGVWAVERRDTGVVAGSVLLVPMPDGDGEVEVGWHFHPDSWGHGFATEAARAVVAKGFADGLAEILAVVRPGNEPSMAVCRRLGMAPLGRTDRWYGTELEAFRLGRPQE
- a CDS encoding glutamate synthase subunit beta, which codes for MADPKGFLTTPKQLAERRPVDVRLRDWNEVYVERSLLPIITEQAGRCMDCGIPFCHNGCPLGNLIPEWNDLAFRDDWTGAIERLHATNNFPEFTGRLCPAPCESACVLGINQDAVTIKNVEVTIIDKAWDRGGVAAQIPERLSGKTVAVIGSGPAGLAAAQQLTRAGHTVVVYERADRVGGLLRYGIPEFKMEKRHINRRIEQMRAEGTRFRTGVEAGVDISGQQLRERFDAVVIAAGATTARDLPVPGREFKGVYQAMEYLPLANKVQEGDFVDSPVSAKGKHVVVIGGGDTGADCVGTAHRQGAASVTQLEIMPRPSDARPGHQPWPTMPMTYKVTSAHEEGGERVYSVNTTRFTGDEDGNVAELHLVEVEFKDGTFAPVPGTERAIPAQLVTLAMGFTGTDVKNGLVEQLGVELDNRGNVARDGKFGTNVDGVYVCGDAGRGQSLIVWAIAEGRSAAAAVDKYLGGKTPLPAPIRPTDRPLVV